In the Verrucomicrobiota bacterium genome, AGGCTCAGGATGGGAGGGGCGATCGTGTGGAGGGCGGTGTTCATGGTTTGGCCTGTCGTGATTTTTGCGGCGGATCGAGTCAAGGAGATCGAGCCTTCCAAAGCCGAAATTGATTTTTCGAGAAGAACGTTCGCCCGATTTTGATCGAGCATTGTTACTCCTGTCACAGCCGGGAAGCGGACAAGGTCAAGGGAGGGTTCGCTCTCGATTCACGGGAGGGCCTGTTGAAAGGGGGAGAGGGCGGAGGAGTGGTGGTGCCGGGCAAACCCGACTCCAGCCGGCTGGTGCAAGCGATCCGGCATACGGACGCGGAGTTCAAGATGCCGCCGAAGGACCCGCTCCGTGCCGATCAGATTGCGTTGATTGAACAGTGGGTGGTCTCGGGCGCGGCCTACCCCAAGTCGCGAGGCGGCGCGGCCGGTTCGAGCGGCAATTCCCTCGCCGAAAGCCGCAAGCAGTGGCCTTTCACGCGTGTGCAAGCACCCCCTGAACCCAAGGTTCGCGCCCAAAACTGGCCTCGACAGGGTTTGGATCGATTCATCCTTGCGAAGTTGGAGTCGATGGGACTGCGTCCCGCCCCTCAGGCGGGCGGAATCGATCTCCTTCGGCGCCTCTCGTTCGATCTGACGGGCTTGCCTCCCTCGACCGAAGCGATCGTCTCCTTCGGGAATGGAGCGCCCGCGCGCGAAAAGATCGAGTCGCTGGTGGATGGCTTGCTGGATTCGCCCCGGTTTGGAGAAAAATGGGGGCGTCATTGGCTCGATATCGCGCGCTATTCAGATTCCAACGGACTTGAAGCCAACCTTGAGTATCAAGAGGCGTGGCGTTACCGGGACTATGTGATTGGCGCCTTCAACCGCGACAAGCCGTATGACGTGTTCATTCGGGAGCAACTCGCGGGCGATCTCTTGCAACCCGAGAGTCTCGAAGCACAACTCGAGGCTTTGACCGCCACCGGATTTTTGTCGCTTGGCCCCAAGACTCTGAATGAGGAGCCGGAGAAAATGCGACTGGACGTCGCGGATGAACAAATCGACGTCACGATGCGGGGATTCCAGGGGTTGACCGTGAGTTGCGCCCGCTGCCACGATCACAAATTCGATCCCATTTCTCTTCGGGATTATTACGCGCTGGCGGGCATCTTCACGAGCACGGCTTCGCTCCGGACGGGCGCCGAGGCGGCCGCCCCTGGACCCCTTCGAACGCCCTGGATGGAACGTCCGCTGGAATCGAAGGAAAAGCAGGAAGCCTACGAGAAGCATCAGCGCGAAGTGGCCGAGCTTTCCACGCGGGTTCGGTCCGCGATGCAGCTCAAGAAGACGCTTCCCGGTGGCGTCAGCAGCAATCAACTGGGGGGCATCCTGGTGGACAACACCCAGGCGGTTGCCACGGGTACCTGGCGCTCCTCGACCGGCTCGACCAACCGCTTCATTCAAAGCGACTACTTGCAGGATAGCGACCGGGAAAAGGGAAAGAAGAGCCTCCGTTTTCAACCGGTGCTGCCCGCGGCGGGGCGCTATGAAGTCCGCTTTGCTTATCCGCCGTCATGGAACCGTGCCACCAACGTGCCCGTGCGGGTGGAGCATAAGTCGGGGGTGGCGAATCTGATTTTGGACCAGCGCCAGGAGCCCCCGATCGACCGGTTGTTCGTTTCGCTTGGGGAGTTTGAGTTTGAGGCTGGCACGAATGGGGCTGTGGTCGTTTCGAACGCGGGCACACGCGGGTCTGTCGTGGCGGACGCTGTGCAGTTTCTTTCTCTGGAAGCTGCGGTTCCCGCAATGACCTCGGTGAAGCCGGCTGCGGGGACGGATGCTCAGAACATGATGGCCACTCCCGGGACGGATCCATTCACCATGCAGGAGAAGTTGTTCGAACTGCAGGATCAGGCGCCTCCTCGTCCCGCGATGACCATGGCGGTGGCCGAAGGCCGGGTGGCGCACACCCCAGTGCGGCTGCGCGGTGATGTGAAAAGGCCTGGTGAAGTGGCGCCCCGGGCTATTCCCCCGATTCTGGTGCCCGCCGGACTGCAGGCGCCCGCGATTCCCGAGCAGGAAAGCGGCCGCCGCCAGTTGGCGGATTGGCTGGGCTCGACCCAGAATCCTCTGACGGCTCGCGTCGCGGTCAACCGCGTGTGGATGCATCTTTTCGGCAAGCCGCTGGCGGGCACACCGGATAATTTTGGAGTGTTGGGGGAACGGCCCTCACAACCCGAGCTGCTGGATCATCTTGCCGCCCGTTTCATGGCGCTTGGGTGGTCTCACAAGAAGCTGATTCGAGAGATCGTTTTGAGCAGCGCTTATCAGCAATCCACGGTCGCGGGCGCGGAAACGTTGGCGAAGGATCCCGACAATCAATGGTTTTCGCGCATGCCGGTGCGCCGTCTGCCAGCCGAGTCGATTCGGGACGCCATGTTGCACGCCAGTGGCAAACTTGATTTGCAGATGGGCGGGCCTTCGCTGACCGCGGCTCCGGCGGGAGCAGTGCCGCGGCCCGCGGGCGTGATGGGACCTGCGGAAGCGGCTTTTCGCCGGAGCGTCTATCTTCCCGTGCGGCGCAACAATCT is a window encoding:
- a CDS encoding DUF1553 domain-containing protein, with product MIEHCYSCHSREADKVKGGFALDSREGLLKGGEGGGVVVPGKPDSSRLVQAIRHTDAEFKMPPKDPLRADQIALIEQWVVSGAAYPKSRGGAAGSSGNSLAESRKQWPFTRVQAPPEPKVRAQNWPRQGLDRFILAKLESMGLRPAPQAGGIDLLRRLSFDLTGLPPSTEAIVSFGNGAPAREKIESLVDGLLDSPRFGEKWGRHWLDIARYSDSNGLEANLEYQEAWRYRDYVIGAFNRDKPYDVFIREQLAGDLLQPESLEAQLEALTATGFLSLGPKTLNEEPEKMRLDVADEQIDVTMRGFQGLTVSCARCHDHKFDPISLRDYYALAGIFTSTASLRTGAEAAAPGPLRTPWMERPLESKEKQEAYEKHQREVAELSTRVRSAMQLKKTLPGGVSSNQLGGILVDNTQAVATGTWRSSTGSTNRFIQSDYLQDSDREKGKKSLRFQPVLPAAGRYEVRFAYPPSWNRATNVPVRVEHKSGVANLILDQRQEPPIDRLFVSLGEFEFEAGTNGAVVVSNAGTRGSVVADAVQFLSLEAAVPAMTSVKPAAGTDAQNMMATPGTDPFTMQEKLFELQDQAPPRPAMTMAVAEGRVAHTPVRLRGDVKRPGEVAPRAIPPILVPAGLQAPAIPEQESGRRQLADWLGSTQNPLTARVAVNRVWMHLFGKPLAGTPDNFGVLGERPSQPELLDHLAARFMALGWSHKKLIREIVLSSAYQQSTVAGAETLAKDPDNQWFSRMPVRRLPAESIRDAMLHASGKLDLQMGGPSLTAAPAGAVPRPAGVMGPAEAAFRRSVYLPVRRNNLDDLMQSFDFADPHALAAKRNQTSAPTQALYMLNSDLVHEQSQALSESLAALPSDSARLEQLFLRTLSRSPDADEKSRSLDFVARFKPGPVRPGETAGPAEREAWRALAHVLFATTEFRFLN